ATTGAAGAATTATCATTCTCTGGCTCAACATTTTTCGCCTTCTTAGTATTCTTTCGTGGCTGTGGCGGCTTCTTTGCTGCTGCCGCTGCTGAAATACCGCGATTAGATGTCTTTCTGTTTCCTTGACTTGACCTCTTTTGTTGTTCCTCAGCAGCTTTGCTCTCCATTTCCTGATATACAGACAATGTTATTAAAAccaaatattcaaatataaactAAACAAAATAGGATGTTAATTAATAATGCCTACATCAAGTTTCTTCTCAAGCTCATCAAGATCCTTCATCCACATAGATGTTGGTGGTGTTGCCTTCAAAATCTCAAACTCCTTTTCCTTTTCATCCTTTTCAGCCAGCAGCTTCTGAACACTTTCAATCGTTAAACTTCCAATGGGCAAGGACAACAGATATTCATAGTCGCCGCGTTTTGCTCCTTCAACAGTGGCAGTTTCCTCTCTGGTGGTGTCATCATCTTGCTCTTCTGAAATGTCATCATTTGCCCCGGCAACTTGAGGTTCTGCAGATTTTCCCTTCCTTGGCATGGGAGTGAAACCTTTCTGCTGCAGCTCCATCAACAAATCAGCCTTTTTCCTGTTGCTCACAATAATTTCTCCATTCACCACCCCTAATATGAACCTGACTTTGTTGTCCAGTATCAACAAAAGCCGTTCGAGATTGTTCAGTATATGTTGCTGCAAAGCATAACAATCAAATTGATTTTAGTTCTAactcaaactcaagaaaaatcaaTGAACCGTTCGGATTTACCACAATAACTCACCTTTCTTTTCCCATAATACTCTAGCCGAAGTGGAAAGAACTCTTCAAGGACTGTATAACACACATGACATAAAACAGTGAATATGAAGACCCATatgatcataaataaataaataaataaaacttctCTAAGTACTAATATACCTTGTTCCGGGGTGTCATATTTCTTAATTTTCCCTTCTGCATCAAAAAGATGCATGTTACTTGTGCTGATAGTGCtggtcaatttaaattttttaagtagACCCTCTTGCATGATCATTGCTATTTTGTCAAGCTTCAATCTGACTTCTATGTCTACAATTGCATCATCACCATTCTGTCTGAAATCCTGCAGAGAGAGCAAGAGAGAAAATACCATGTTTCAGTTTCCGTAAAAAATGATACAATTTAACCCGCTGCACAACTTGTTATAAGGTGTTTAGGCCAGTTACCTCGATGAGAGGATCCTTGACGTTAGGTGATCCATCAGTTACAGATTCAAGGAACTGCTTATAATCTTGAGTCCATCGACGAATAGGCAACTCTGTGATCCTGAAAACTTGCTCATCTATTTCCTCTATCATACCATTGACTATATAGCCACcttccttggcacttttctcaaTGACTCCATGGAATCCTCTATACCATGGATCCATTGGCAGCATTGCTTCGCCACTCAACATTCGCCTAACATTGGCAATAATTTCCCTAGGATTATAATTGGGAATGTAAGAACTCCAGCCTGTTCCAATACCTTCACTACCATTGACAAGGACCAATGGGATAATTGGTATGTACCTGTGTGACCAGAAAAGAGAATTTGAATAAGTTCTAGGCATATCGGATTGTTGAAACAGGAGACAAGATTGTCCAAAAAGCATAATTAGTTACCAGCTCGGTTCAATTGACCTCCCATCCTCATTCAAGTATTCAAGAAGCTTGTCGTCATCCTCATGAAAGAGGCAGCGAGTAATAGGATTCAATTCAGTGTAGATGTATCTAGCACTTGCATGATCTTTGCCTCCCTGGAAAATTTAAAGTTGTAAAAAGCACACACTTATATAAAAAGATGTAGTGTTGACAATGTACAAAGTGACAGGTTTCAAAGTCATAGACAGGATCATCTCACCAAGTTACGAGTACCGAATTGACCATTCGGTTTAAGAAGATTGATGTTGTTGCTGCCCACGAAATCCTGTGCCATTCCAATTATTGTGCTAGCAAGACTTTGCTCACCATGGTGATAAGCAGAGTGCTCAGATACATAACCAATAAATTGGCCCACTTTTATTTCTTTGAACAACTTTTTCTTAAATGAGCAGAAAAGAATCTTCCTTTGTCCAGGCTTGAGGCCATCAACCATCGAGGGAATGGACCTTTGAAGATCTGCCCTGGAGAACAGTATCAGCTCTTTGTTGACAAAGTCTCTGTAGTTGATACGTTTCATCATATGATCGCGGCAAGTGCCAGGCTGCAACAGCATAGAAGACCAAGAATTTCAATTATTAACATATATCAGTTCCAAGAATTAAAGATCTAAGACTACTAAAGTGCAAATTATTCGCACACCTCGAAATTTCGAATCCAGGTTTTCCTATCTTCAGTTTTTTTCTTGCTGAATGCCAATTCTATTGCAATTCCATCCTGGTCATCATCCCAAACAAAGTCCTTTCTATGCTTATCAAGATCTCTGAAGTACTCTCTCCCTTCTTGAGGAGTACTTGTACCCAGACCCTAGAGAGACCAAAAACAAGAAAGAGTTCAGAATGGTAAATTCAAAATCTAGTGAGTTCATCTATGGTTACCAGTTACACCAACAAACCTTATAGTACTTTATCTTCCAACCAGTTGCATTGTTCCCCAAGTTTTCTCTCCATGATTCATACTCAGGCATGgaataaaatgataattttgtCCCATTTGAATGAAAAGCCTGTGTAGACAAGCAAAAGAAATGTATGAGtatgatgttgaagaggaagttcAATAAAATAGTATATAAACTTAAATACTTAATAATACTAACCCTTATTATGGGAGTGGTGAATTCAACCATAAAAGAAGGAACTTTCAGCAGTGATGGccagaatgaatgaatgaagttGATCAGTAGCCCTTTGATGTGGGAACCATCATAATCCTGAACAATTTCAAACAGTTAAATCTTGCTGAATAAAAATTCACAAGAGAATGTTTTAGTGGACTATGCTGTTTAAATAGCTCACCTGATCAGCCATAATCATTAAATGACCATATCTCAAAGACTTGACACTTGAGTATTCTTTGTTTTGCTGCAATCCAAGAATCTTCTTTATATTTTGAATCTCTTCATTCTCAAGAATCTGTTTGCTGCTGGCTTCCCGTACATTCAGCAATTTTCCTCTCAACGGAAACACACCATAATGGTCTCGGCCGACAACAGAGAGACCTGCCATCTTCGTACATAACATATGATGTCAGGAATCTTGAATAAAACTTGTTATGAAAATATTTCACTGTTAACAAACAGCATAGCCGCCACATCACACCATCTTTATGGTTACAAATTACAACAGATATTAAACTTTTTCAATTCAGATTTTTGAAGTAtagacataaaaaaatttaaattgatttcacTAATGCTTGCATAGCCAAGAACTTACTGCAAGTGCCTTGGCAGAATCTCCCTCTGTTAGTATCAGGGTACATTTATCAGAGTTTCTTCCTCCAGCTTCATTGGCGTCTTCAAGCTTCACAATCCCACGAATCCTTTGTGTCTTTGTTCCATCTGACTTCTTCagatct
This region of Arachis hypogaea cultivar Tifrunner chromosome 8, arahy.Tifrunner.gnm2.J5K5, whole genome shotgun sequence genomic DNA includes:
- the LOC112707512 gene encoding DNA topoisomerase 2, encoding METQKKRPLHTSTAVNIPTSTAPAPGKTIEEMYQKKTQLEHILLRPDTYVGSIEKHTQTLWVYNDINNEMVYRPVTYVPGLYKIFDEILVNAADNKQRDPSMDSLKVVIDPERGLISVFNNGDGVPVEIHQEEKVYVPELIFGHLLTSSNYDDNVKKTTGGRNGYGAKLTNIFSTEFVIETADGKRQKKYKQVFSDNMGKKSDPVITKCKEGENWTKVTFKPDLEKFKMAELEEDVVVLMKKRVVDMAGCLGKTVKVELNGKAIKLKSFRDYADLYLKSAEKSKPAPLPRSFAKIGDRWEICVSLSDGQFQQVSFVNSIATIKGGTHVDYITNQITSYVMSKVNKKKKDANVKAHNVKNHLWVFVNALIDNPAFDSQTKETLTTRQASFGSKCDVPESMLKEVSNSGIVDILLSWADFKQSKDLKKSDGTKTQRIRGIVKLEDANEAGGRNSDKCTLILTEGDSAKALAMAGLSVVGRDHYGVFPLRGKLLNVREASSKQILENEEIQNIKKILGLQQNKEYSSVKSLRYGHLMIMADQDYDGSHIKGLLINFIHSFWPSLLKVPSFMVEFTTPIIRAFHSNGTKLSFYSMPEYESWRENLGNNATGWKIKYYKGLGTSTPQEGREYFRDLDKHRKDFVWDDDQDGIAIELAFSKKKTEDRKTWIRNFEPGTCRDHMMKRINYRDFVNKELILFSRADLQRSIPSMVDGLKPGQRKILFCSFKKKLFKEIKVGQFIGYVSEHSAYHHGEQSLASTIIGMAQDFVGSNNINLLKPNGQFGTRNLGGKDHASARYIYTELNPITRCLFHEDDDKLLEYLNEDGRSIEPSWYIPIIPLVLVNGSEGIGTGWSSYIPNYNPREIIANVRRMLSGEAMLPMDPWYRGFHGVIEKSAKEGGYIVNGMIEEIDEQVFRITELPIRRWTQDYKQFLESVTDGSPNVKDPLIEDFRQNGDDAIVDIEVRLKLDKIAMIMQEGLLKKFKLTSTISTSNMHLFDAEGKIKKYDTPEQVLEEFFPLRLEYYGKRKQHILNNLERLLLILDNKVRFILGVVNGEIIVSNRKKADLLMELQQKGFTPMPRKGKSAEPQVAGANDDISEEQDDDTTREETATVEGAKRGDYEYLLSLPIGSLTIESVQKLLAEKDEKEKEFEILKATPPTSMWMKDLDELEKKLDEMESKAAEEQQKRSSQGNRKTSNRGISAAAAAKKPPQPRKNTKKAKNVEPENDNSSMEIENHVEVAKPKGRPKKAPAKKVVDEDEILSLQERLAAYNFGASSDQSSAAMEAEVPPEAPAARKGKTAGRAKKKSSSTILLDSSDSDNVEDEDDEDDDFEILDQAASEAGKKKGGRKPAAQKAAKAPAATKRNLGSKRSQKLSTEMLKPAEEETSPEKKVRRMRPSPFNKKSGSLLGRLAEKDQNASEDLSGSASSNSPSTTGEEVVEVAPVAARARPQRANRTQARYVVSESESNDDDDGDDKDESDEHASDFSDFEDED